The Pectobacterium sp. A5351 genome contains the following window.
GATGCAAATCACAAAAACAAAAGAATTATGAGCCAGACACCCTCTGGTCAGATCACTTTTGTGCCTACTCTTACCCCAAAAAAGCGCACTAAACGTTACAAAAAAGAGCTTTGGAAAGGATAAAAAAGAAACAATTTGTTTGCTATGTAAATGATAGATATAAAGAAATCAATTTCATCTAAACCGTATGCCGTTATGTAATTTTATACCTTTCACGAAAAACTTACACTTTTTACCCAAAAAACTCTTAACCGCATGTTCTGAAGCAAAATTTATCTCTCTTCTGCCAAAGCACTTCTGCAATGACAACAAAACATATAGATATGACAGGAAAATGTAAGAAAGAATATATTACATTGATATTAAAGAAATTAGTGAGCGATTGGGGCTAATTGGAAATGCTGTAGCATGAAGTCGTTCTACTCTCAAACTTCACGCTACAGATCATATCTTCAAGGCGCTATATGGGTTGGTTGGCTGAGACATTTACCGATCACTTTTCACAACCCGGTTAACCAACCAAATACCTGAACAGACCAGGACGAGTGCAAAGAAATATTTCCATTCCAGAATGCTTTCATTAAGGAACAGCGCTGAAAGCAATGTGCCAGATACCGGGATGAGAAAATTAAATGGTGCAACCATACCGACTCGATTATATTTCAGCAGTTGGCTCCATAATGAAAAAGCGACTGACGAGAGCAAAATAAGATAGCCTAGCATCAGTATCGCTTTCCAATCTGGTATGATGAGTGTCCCACCTGTACAGTATCCCGATATCGTTAAAATGATCCCGCCAATAGCCAGTTGATAACCGGTCATTACCGTTGGATCCATCGTTTGCGATATCCACTTACCATATATAGTAGATGCTGACAAAATAAATGCTGCAATAACAACGAATCCATCGCCCAACAATGTAAAACCGATGCTCATTCCGTTACTGTTGATATTAACGACCATCACACCAGCAAAGCCTAATATACAGCCAATTAGCTTGTTGATATTTAACTTATCATTTTGGTATAAATAATGAGCAAGCAGCACGCTGAAAAAAGTACTGGTTGCATTCATGATCGAACCTTTAACACCCGTGGTATACGCCAGACCGATATAGAAAAAAACGTACTGCAGTGATGTTTGGAATATTCCCAGGATGCTTAGCTGGACTAACTGCCCACGCTGAAAACGCCCGATAGACCGCCCACTTAACACAGCAAGCCCCAGCAGCAGCAACCCAGCAAACGCGAACCGGTAGCCTGCAAAAACGAGTTTTCCAGGAATATCATTATCTGCAATGTGAAATAGCTCATAACCATTTTTAATTGCGGGATAAGCACTTCCCCAGAGCAAACAGCATAATGTGGCGATAAAAAAAACCACTTTTTTATCAGAAAAAAAATGCGTACGCTTTTCCAAGAAAAATCCCTCCGAAGATAGATTCAACATAATAACGTTGAACCCCAGACAAATAAAGTTAGGAAACCATACTCTTTATTTTTTATTATCAATCTGTATAATTTCGCATCACGTATTTATCTTTTATTTTTAAAGCGTTAAAAACGTGATCGGGATCGCACCGAATTTGATTAAGGTTTCTCAATATATGCCGATTATCTTTTACAATTGGTTGTTTAGCTAATGGATTGTCACTAATGTAGACACTCAAACCTAAACGCCAATACCGCCACGAGCGGCATGGTAAATCATAAATTCCTGAGAATGAGCGAATGGATATGAAAATAACTTCAAGGTCTGAGCAGCACGTCGCGGCAGGTATGCTGAGCAATTTACGGCTAGTTCCTTTATTCGTTATTATTCTGGGTGGAATCATGCTGTTATTTGCAGCATCTATTGGCACATCCAGCTACTTTCTACAAAGCAGCAATCAATCATTAGGCGACGTTACACAAGAAATTGATACCCGAATGGGGATCTCAAACAGTTCCAACCACCTTCGTACCGCGCGTCTGTTGCTCATTCAAGCCGCTGCGGCTGCGCGTATTGGTGATTCTCAGGTCTTCAATGACAACCTGAAGCAAGCTGAACAGCGGCTGGAACAGTCAAAAAAAGCATTCCTTGTCTATGAAGAGCGTCCAGTTAAAACACCGCAGGATATGGCGTTGGATGGCGATCTACGCAAATCCTATGATGCTTATGTCAATCAAGGCCTTATGTTGATGCTCACTGCAGCAAAACAAGGGCTGTTTGAAGAGGTCATCACTCTCGAATCTGAAGAAACCCGGGTTTTGGATTTGGCCTATAACAAATATTTGTTAGAGGCTGTCGCTTACCGCACGCAAAGAGCGAAAGAATTAAACGAAACTGCGCATAAAAATGCGCTACTCGGGTATTCGTTGATGGGGGGCAGCTTTGCTCTGGCGACCATTTTAACACTTCTGACGTTCTTCCTTCTCAGAGGCATTCTCATCAAACCAATGAATCAGTTGGTGACGAGGATTCAACGTATTGCGCAAGGCGATCTGACTCAAATATCGGAGCGTTATGGCAGGAATGAAATCGGTACGCTAGCCAGCAACGTTCAGCAAATGCAGTCTTCTCTGGTCACAACGGTCACAACCGTTCGGGAAAGTGCAGATTCTATTTACCAAGGTTCAACGGAAATTTCCTCCGGTAACACAGACCTCTCCTCACGAACCGAGCAGCAAGCCGCAGCGCTTGAACAGACTGCGGCAAGCATGGAGCAATTGACTGCAACCGTGAAGCAAAACTCAGAAAACGCGCATCACGCAAGCCAGCTCGCGGCGAATGCTTCAGGAAAAGCCAAACAGGGTGGCGATATTGTTGCAAACGTCGTCAACACAATGAACAGTATTTCGGGGAGTTCAAAGAAAATCTCCGAAATTACCAATGTCATTAACAGTATCGCATTCCAGACAAATATTCTCGCGCTAAATGCGGCGGTTGAGGCGGCCAGAGCAGGAGAACAGGGGCGAGGTTTTGCCGTCGTCGCCAGTGAGGTCCGTAGCCTCGCGCAGCGTAGTGCGCAAGCCGCAAAGGAGATAGAAACGCTGATTTCCGAATCCGTCAACCTGGTCAACAGTGGTTCTGTGCTGGTTGATAACGCGGGTCAAACCATGAAAGAGATCGTCGATGCCGTCACTAACGTCACTGACATCATGGGTGAAATTGCCTCAGCATCTGACGAACAAAGCCGAGGAATTACTCAGGTTGGTCAGGCAATATCGGAAATGGACAGCGTGACACAGCAGAATGCTGCGCTTGTTCAAGAAGCCAGTGCAGCAGCCGCATCGCTGGAAGAGCAAGCCGCACTGCTGACCCGTGCTGTTGCGACATTTAAGCTATCCGGCCATTTATCAAGTGCAGCTTCCATTCCTGACAGGTCGAACACTCTGGCCTCGAAGGACCGTTCCTCACTAGCCCTCCCCCGTCAAACCAATACGAAAAACGGTAACTGGGAAACGTTCTAATACTGGATAGCCAATCCGCTACGAGCATTGTTCATACGGACAATGCTCGTCTATCGATATGTTCCCTTTACTCTTTTTGCGGCAACGTCTTTGGCTCAACAAACGTACCATCTTTACTGTCAGCCTCATTGAAAAACCAGATACCGGCTGGGTAATCTTTTAATGCAACTAAGTACATTATCCCTTCCTGGAACGTTTCCACAGCCAGAATCGTCCCTTCCCGGCGCGTTTTCCCATCGGTTTTAACTGTAACCAGATCATTAACTTTCATAAATTTATCTCAAAATAGCTTCTAACATCAAAAAAACAGCATTATCATTTACAACTACGGTAGTAATAGTACCTGTATGAAATGATTAATTTTATTTGTTTTTAACAACGCCATATTGACCCTCTCTGTCATTAACTATCGATTATTCAGGCAAAAAATTGATTGTTTCTATCCTAGTACATCCGACATATTCGCAAAAGAGATTAAAAGTTGAACGAACTATTGAACGTTAATGAACAGAGAGATAACGGTGAGTTGGACTACAATCAAGTCATAACATCAGAATGGATGCAATTGATAGCAACAACCTCACAGAAATCTTTTAATCTACTTCAACCCCTCTCCGATCAGAAGGCGTCCGACTCTGATGTATTAGTGTGTAGTGATGTGATGGACGTCCCTCCCTGAGTACAGGCCCTGCCACACTTATGCTCAGTGTTCTTCATCAGCAACGTGAAGGCATACCCATGAAGAAGCGTTTTTCCGACAAACAGACTATCAGTCCATGCTGAAAAGCCATAATCTGCGAGGGAGTATGAGCGCAAAAAGATGCTGTTACGACAATGCCTGCGCGGAGAGTTTTTTCCACTCACTGAAAGTGGAATGTATCCACGGTGAGTCCTTTGCCAGGCGGGAAATAATGCGAACGGCGGTGTTTAAATTATATCGAGTGCGATGACAATCGCTGGTGTCGCCACAGTGCATGCGGCGGTCTCAGCCCGGAACAATATGAAAACCACAACCTCGCTTAGGGCTGTGTCCACATTACGTGGGTTAGGATTAAACTTCTGTTTTGCCACGCTTCACCATGCACTATCAGGGTAGGAAACGATCTGAGTCAGTTTGCCGTTAAAAGTTCGTTTTATTCAAAAACGCCATCCAGATAATAAATTATCTGCAGGTCTTACTTCCTTTAGTGACACCGATAATAATTTTATCGCCGAGGGAAATTGACGACGATATAGAAGCGACATTGACTTCTCCGTTGCTATTATCTGTTGTCGTAACAAGGAAAACAGGGAAACCATAATAGAATGAACTGAGTTTTACGTTCTTTTTCATTTGAGTTAAAACCTCATCACTGAGTGGCGTTATATTTTTTCATTTTTACTCTTTTGATTTATTTTTAACAATAACCCTAATTGAGTACCAATAAGGGTATTTTTTAGGCCCAACGTGCCTAATAAGGGGAGCATCAAGAAATAACTTAATGTAACTATTCCTTGATGTTAGTTTTTATCTCCGCCAATCAGGTGAGATAAATAACCAACGAGAGAAACGTTGATTCCTGAAAATACGGCCTTTCCGCAAAGCGTTGCGGCATTGTAAAAATTAATTAGCAGAAAATAATTCACAAAAATTAAAAGAGGTATATGATATGCATTATATGGTTTTTCCTTCCTGCCCTGCAATGTAGCCGGGTAAAGCATGAGGTTTAAACATGGAACGAATTGTTATACCAGCGAATTATGTTCATACCCGTACCACGCCTTTCTGGACAAAAGAAACTGCCCCAGCGTCTATCTGGAAGCGCCATTTGGATGCAGGGACGCGGCAAGGCGTCTACCCGCGCTTGTGCGTGATGCAAGGGACGATTCGTTATTATGGCTACACCGATGAGACCAGCCCTGAGCCCGTAGAGACGCTAACTATTGAGGCCGGGCAATTTGGCGTATTCCCGCCAGAAAAATGGCACAGAATCGAAGCGTTATCTGATGACACGCTATTTAACGTAGATTTTTATGTCGATCCAAAAATTCTGATAGAAGGTTGAGGTAAACATAATGACAAGTGAAAACAAAGGGTATTCATTAACACTATTGAACCGCGACAATAAGGAAAAGGCAGAGAAAATTTATCTCAAGCCGATGGCTTTTTATGTGCCTGATTTCGCCGCAAGCGCAGTTATGGAATTATTCAACGAACTGTCGTCAACCAGCGAAAATAAAAAAGGTTTTCTGCTGACGGTTACGAACAATAATAACGGCGTGTCCGTCGACAAGGATCTCTCTACGGTCGAAGAAGTAAAAGACAA
Protein-coding sequences here:
- a CDS encoding DUF1869 domain-containing protein gives rise to the protein MTSENKGYSLTLLNRDNKEKAEKIYLKPMAFYVPDFAASAVMELFNELSSTSENKKGFLLTVTNNNNGVSVDKDLSTVEEVKDKTVSAEAVKELVNIVRGYDADEETNVCGW
- a CDS encoding DUF1971 domain-containing protein; its protein translation is MERIVIPANYVHTRTTPFWTKETAPASIWKRHLDAGTRQGVYPRLCVMQGTIRYYGYTDETSPEPVETLTIEAGQFGVFPPEKWHRIEALSDDTLFNVDFYVDPKILIEG
- a CDS encoding DMT family transporter, which encodes MEKRTHFFSDKKVVFFIATLCCLLWGSAYPAIKNGYELFHIADNDIPGKLVFAGYRFAFAGLLLLGLAVLSGRSIGRFQRGQLVQLSILGIFQTSLQYVFFYIGLAYTTGVKGSIMNATSTFFSVLLAHYLYQNDKLNINKLIGCILGFAGVMVVNINSNGMSIGFTLLGDGFVVIAAFILSASTIYGKWISQTMDPTVMTGYQLAIGGIILTISGYCTGGTLIIPDWKAILMLGYLILLSSVAFSLWSQLLKYNRVGMVAPFNFLIPVSGTLLSALFLNESILEWKYFFALVLVCSGIWLVNRVVKSDR
- a CDS encoding methyl-accepting chemotaxis protein, encoding MDMKITSRSEQHVAAGMLSNLRLVPLFVIILGGIMLLFAASIGTSSYFLQSSNQSLGDVTQEIDTRMGISNSSNHLRTARLLLIQAAAAARIGDSQVFNDNLKQAEQRLEQSKKAFLVYEERPVKTPQDMALDGDLRKSYDAYVNQGLMLMLTAAKQGLFEEVITLESEETRVLDLAYNKYLLEAVAYRTQRAKELNETAHKNALLGYSLMGGSFALATILTLLTFFLLRGILIKPMNQLVTRIQRIAQGDLTQISERYGRNEIGTLASNVQQMQSSLVTTVTTVRESADSIYQGSTEISSGNTDLSSRTEQQAAALEQTAASMEQLTATVKQNSENAHHASQLAANASGKAKQGGDIVANVVNTMNSISGSSKKISEITNVINSIAFQTNILALNAAVEAARAGEQGRGFAVVASEVRSLAQRSAQAAKEIETLISESVNLVNSGSVLVDNAGQTMKEIVDAVTNVTDIMGEIASASDEQSRGITQVGQAISEMDSVTQQNAALVQEASAAAASLEEQAALLTRAVATFKLSGHLSSAASIPDRSNTLASKDRSSLALPRQTNTKNGNWETF
- the dsrB gene encoding protein DsrB; translated protein: MKVNDLVTVKTDGKTRREGTILAVETFQEGIMYLVALKDYPAGIWFFNEADSKDGTFVEPKTLPQKE